One Vallitalea pronyensis genomic region harbors:
- a CDS encoding Kelch repeat-containing protein: protein MKKCGRLFSLIMIVALMMINSITVLGAEGEDLGSWVIRTSMPTARSALGLAEVNGKIYAIGGENSDGTKLNVVEEYTPATDSWTTKASMPTARYALGVVEVNGKIYAIGGSDVGELGAVEEYDPVTDTWTTKASMPTARNFLGVVKANGKIYAISGAKGQMIKTVEEYDPITDTWISKSNIPTARGGLGVAEANGKIYAIGGWLFKYLNTVEEYDPVTDTWTTKASMKTAIGDVQVAEANGKLYVIGGSNGNYLNTVEEYDPVTNTWYTKAVMPTARYRLGLVEANGKIYAIGGSNGNNLNTVEVFTPPNHKVTAPLDLTATPNSDSILLNWAYVTDADSYTILRSTTSSTIDTIIASNITDTTYTDTNVTPGVIYYYVIRAVKNGVESADSNVASAMIEISNNRALLLIKLLDENDKEYDLPMSDVDTFMSWYFDRVAGQGPAYYTFTKDYNAGPYISRKDYISYDKIICIEVNEYIE, encoded by the coding sequence ATGAAAAAATGCGGAAGATTATTCAGCTTGATAATGATTGTAGCACTAATGATGATTAATTCAATTACAGTATTAGGTGCTGAAGGTGAAGATTTAGGGAGTTGGGTTATAAGAACTAGCATGCCAACAGCAAGAAGTGCTTTAGGATTAGCAGAAGTAAATGGTAAGATATATGCTATTGGAGGTGAAAATTCTGATGGTACTAAGTTAAATGTTGTTGAAGAATATACCCCCGCAACAGACTCTTGGACAACAAAAGCTAGTATGCCTACAGCTAGATATGCGTTAGGAGTAGTAGAGGTTAATGGGAAAATATATGCAATAGGTGGATCAGATGTGGGGGAATTAGGCGCAGTAGAAGAGTACGACCCTGTAACAGATACATGGACCACAAAAGCAAGTATGCCAACAGCTAGAAACTTCTTAGGAGTCGTAAAGGCTAATGGGAAAATATATGCTATAAGTGGAGCAAAGGGTCAAATGATAAAAACAGTAGAAGAGTATGACCCCATAACAGATACATGGATTTCAAAATCAAATATACCAACGGCTAGAGGTGGGTTAGGAGTAGCAGAGGCTAATGGAAAAATATATGCAATAGGTGGATGGCTTTTTAAATATTTAAATACAGTAGAAGAGTATGACCCCGTAACAGATACATGGACCACAAAAGCAAGTATGAAGACAGCTATAGGTGACGTGCAAGTAGCAGAGGCCAATGGAAAATTATATGTAATAGGTGGGTCCAATGGGAATTATTTAAATACGGTAGAGGAGTATGATCCCGTAACAAATACATGGTACACAAAGGCAGTTATGCCAACTGCCAGATATAGATTAGGGTTAGTAGAGGCTAATGGCAAAATATATGCAATAGGTGGATCCAATGGGAACAATTTAAATACAGTAGAAGTATTTACACCACCTAATCATAAAGTTACAGCACCATTAGACTTAACAGCAACACCAAATAGTGATTCTATTTTACTAAATTGGGCTTATGTTACAGATGCAGATAGCTACACTATACTAAGATCAACAACGTCTAGTACTATTGATACAATTATAGCAAGTAATATTACAGATACAACTTATACGGACACAAATGTTACCCCAGGAGTTATTTATTATTATGTAATACGAGCAGTAAAGAATGGTGTGGAAAGTGCTGATTCAAATGTTGCATCAGCTATGATAGAAATAAGCAATAATAGAGCACTATTATTAATCAAGCTATTAGATGAAAACGACAAAGAGTATGATCTACCCATGAGTGATGTAGACACATTTATGAGTTGGTATTTTGACAGAGTCGCAGGACAAGGACCAGCGTATTATACCTTTACTAAAGATTATAATGCAGGACCTTACATAAGCAGAAAAGATTATATTTCATATGATAAGATTATTTGCATTGAAGTTAATGAGTACATAGAATAG
- a CDS encoding DEAD/DEAH box helicase, giving the protein MEENFWVNYDILFDPEDMPVVEEYEPEMLQSSLEKCDFVITNVHKLYNRSENSLLSRVKNDFFDMVIIDEAHHSVATTWQDALEYFSSAKKLHLTGTPYRGDGKDIPGEPIHTTQLSEVMRMKLVKGLRNATINNNEIYFTIKDDDKRYSIDEVIKLKDKEWVEKSVALSKECSVDVIKESIKELKKIKEISTKVPHKILAIACSIVHAQDVALWYEEMGQNVIIIHSKMSKEDRDKNLLDIEEHKCDVVVSVDMLKEGYDHRYLSVLAIFRPYRSKNAFAQIVGRVLRIIPEEEVTDYGIDNNACVVYHEEIGLDKMWNDFKREVAKSTIPPKEYPDYEFSDREYTERSSLYGGIETGEAFVADKDSFLGDIDFNQMFEDAKRDIENNVNETFNTMMKNVNLDEETKK; this is encoded by the coding sequence ATGGAAGAAAATTTTTGGGTTAACTATGATATTTTATTTGATCCAGAAGATATGCCAGTTGTCGAAGAGTATGAGCCAGAAATGTTGCAATCCAGTCTTGAGAAATGCGATTTTGTAATCACTAATGTTCATAAGCTTTATAATCGTAGTGAAAACTCCTTACTTAGTAGAGTAAAGAATGATTTTTTTGATATGGTAATAATAGATGAAGCACATCACTCTGTAGCTACAACGTGGCAAGATGCATTAGAGTATTTTAGTTCTGCTAAAAAACTACATCTAACAGGAACACCATATAGAGGTGATGGAAAAGATATACCGGGAGAGCCAATACATACAACTCAACTTTCAGAAGTTATGAGAATGAAACTTGTTAAGGGATTAAGGAATGCAACAATCAATAATAATGAAATTTATTTTACTATTAAGGATGATGATAAGCGATATAGTATTGATGAAGTTATAAAATTAAAAGATAAAGAATGGGTAGAAAAATCTGTAGCTTTATCAAAAGAATGCTCAGTAGATGTAATAAAAGAAAGTATAAAAGAATTAAAAAAGATTAAAGAAATTTCCACTAAGGTGCCACATAAAATATTAGCTATAGCATGCAGTATTGTACATGCTCAAGACGTTGCATTATGGTATGAAGAAATGGGTCAAAACGTAATTATTATACACAGCAAAATGAGTAAAGAAGATAGAGATAAAAATCTATTAGATATAGAAGAACATAAATGTGATGTTGTTGTATCTGTGGATATGCTAAAAGAAGGATATGATCATAGATACTTATCGGTACTAGCGATTTTTAGACCATATAGGAGCAAAAATGCTTTTGCACAGATTGTAGGGAGAGTTCTAAGAATTATACCAGAGGAAGAGGTTACAGATTATGGTATAGATAATAATGCTTGTGTTGTATACCATGAAGAAATCGGACTAGATAAAATGTGGAATGATTTTAAACGAGAAGTTGCAAAAAGCACTATTCCTCCCAAGGAATATCCAGATTATGAGTTTTCCGATAGAGAATATACGGAAAGATCATCGTTATATGGAGGCATAGAAACGGGGGAAGCGTTTGTCGCAGATAAGGATTCTTTTCTTGGAGATATTGACTTTAATCAAATGTTTGAGGATGCCAAAAGAGATATAGAAAATAATGTGAACGAAACATTCAATACAATGATGAAAAATGTTAACTTAGATGAAGAGACAAAAAAGTAG
- a CDS encoding chorismate mutase family protein, which yields MRKYKHLLVMFLSVLLFFSVPNIVMAGESDQYYSFSYLKNDLRSQLMQEGLSEEQINDFIKAEIDASKAIAESIKQNTNNPSTRSVEIPDDGGSLIYVGLFDPLTKYTASEGNEETETLLLAQAYADAKIFHNSNHVAAAAYGGSAQAIAWTGFRFTVNEDYYGVTSGTGRIDITYSADHYLVGGNTVASISNYIGVYDVTEGSWILRKMMDVNSALKGEAKSVAFFDKNFWSDDVTFKVGHEYVVTFETKANADFSARVNEIQLLHNSSWSRIHINW from the coding sequence ATGAGAAAATACAAACATCTATTAGTAATGTTTTTATCAGTATTATTGTTTTTCAGTGTCCCAAATATAGTCATGGCTGGAGAAAGTGATCAATATTATAGTTTTTCTTATTTGAAAAATGATTTAAGAAGTCAACTAATGCAGGAAGGTCTTTCAGAAGAGCAAATAAATGATTTTATAAAAGCGGAGATAGATGCTTCTAAAGCTATAGCTGAATCTATAAAACAAAACACTAATAATCCAAGTACTAGATCTGTAGAAATACCTGATGATGGTGGAAGTTTAATCTATGTTGGTTTATTTGACCCGTTAACTAAATATACCGCTTCTGAGGGAAATGAGGAGACTGAAACACTATTATTAGCTCAAGCATATGCAGATGCTAAAATTTTTCACAATAGTAATCATGTTGCAGCTGCAGCCTATGGTGGTTCAGCTCAAGCAATTGCATGGACAGGTTTTAGATTTACTGTGAATGAAGACTATTATGGAGTGACAAGTGGTACAGGTAGAATAGATATAACATATAGTGCAGATCATTACTTAGTTGGAGGAAATACTGTAGCATCAATTAGTAATTATATTGGGGTATATGATGTTACGGAAGGTAGTTGGATTCTAAGAAAAATGATGGATGTAAATAGTGCACTTAAAGGAGAAGCTAAGTCTGTAGCTTTTTTTGATAAAAACTTTTGGTCTGATGACGTTACTTTTAAAGTAGGCCATGAATATGTTGTTACTTTTGAAACTAAAGCAAATGCAGACTTTTCTGCACGTGTAAATGAGATACAACTATTACATAATTCTAGTTGGAGTAGGATTCATATTAATTGGTAA
- a CDS encoding methyltransferase family protein: protein MNGIILVLPIIFARYGLPGILNKDATGRVAFFPPTEGKEKVAHWVYQITALFLVVILIFIRINLDDILNYIGLGICVIAMILYIISIVQFSKPNQNGLNVDGLYKITRNPMYVTFFLYFLGCSILANSWLLLFILIIFQISTHYLILSEERWCIKKFKGEYKNYMNRVRRYI, encoded by the coding sequence TTGAATGGGATTATATTAGTACTACCTATAATATTTGCACGTTATGGTCTACCAGGTATTCTAAATAAAGATGCAACTGGACGTGTTGCATTTTTCCCACCAACAGAAGGCAAAGAAAAGGTAGCTCATTGGGTTTATCAAATAACAGCATTATTTCTTGTAGTAATCTTGATTTTTATAAGAATAAATCTAGATGACATTTTAAATTACATAGGGCTAGGAATATGTGTTATAGCAATGATTTTATATATAATATCAATTGTACAATTCTCTAAACCAAATCAAAATGGATTAAATGTAGACGGATTATACAAGATTACTCGCAATCCTATGTATGTAACTTTCTTTTTGTATTTTCTAGGTTGCAGTATACTAGCTAATTCATGGCTATTATTGTTTATACTTATTATCTTTCAAATTTCAACACATTATCTTATTTTATCTGAAGAAAGATGGTGTATAAAAAAGTTCAAAGGAGAGTATAAAAACTATATGAATAGAGTGAGACGCTATATATAA
- a CDS encoding queuosine precursor transporter: MSNLSIFLIFALVNFALIALVFKLFGKRGILSYIVLSVIAANLQVNKVIVFDFGLFELQATLGNVMFAGIFLATDLLNEKYGYKEAKKSVHVSIYANLAFIVLMFISTLFHGLEDSQNVNEALNLFFSINGGALKAVLVGNFVYFISQSLDVLVYSKIKEWNPSSKYLWLRNNGSTFISQFIDSVLVTIGFALVGIFPMAFVVNIIITTLIVKYIAAIIDTPFMYLMSRIRPRSGIDEG, translated from the coding sequence ATGAGTAATTTATCTATTTTTTTAATTTTTGCATTGGTGAATTTTGCACTGATTGCACTGGTTTTTAAGCTTTTTGGAAAACGTGGTATATTGAGTTATATTGTATTGAGTGTTATTGCTGCCAATTTACAAGTCAACAAAGTGATTGTGTTTGATTTTGGCTTATTTGAATTACAGGCTACTCTTGGTAATGTGATGTTTGCTGGCATTTTCTTGGCTACAGATTTACTCAATGAGAAATATGGCTATAAGGAAGCTAAGAAATCCGTTCATGTTTCTATTTATGCTAATCTTGCTTTTATTGTCCTTATGTTCATTTCAACCCTGTTTCATGGGCTTGAAGATAGTCAAAATGTCAATGAAGCCTTGAATCTGTTCTTTTCCATTAATGGGGGAGCACTTAAAGCTGTATTAGTAGGAAATTTTGTTTATTTCATCAGTCAGTCCTTAGATGTATTGGTCTATTCTAAAATAAAAGAATGGAACCCATCATCCAAATATTTATGGTTAAGGAATAATGGGTCAACATTTATTTCACAATTCATTGATTCTGTGTTGGTGACTATAGGATTTGCTCTAGTGGGTATTTTTCCTATGGCGTTTGTGGTGAATATAATTATAACCACTTTGATTGTAAAATATATAGCGGCAATTATTGATACACCATTTATGTACCTGATGTCTCGTATAAGGCCAAGGAGTGGTATTGATGAAGGATAG
- a CDS encoding nucleoside hydrolase, which produces MKDRHVIIDADCGIDDALALIFAIKANMNIIGITSVSGNVNSLESARNIKALLNMLEVDIPVYTSDITNIAGEYIDAKDTHGEDGLGETNFGQGFDYQSIVKAEDFILDALKQYKQVDIIALGPLTNLARAYMKDPDTFNKCRQIISMGGTYKAYGNMSPVTEFNYYHDPKAVAYVLASKVPLTMVTLDVTRKIYLTPDMTKRFEATHRIGKFVYDVTKFYMDFHRKAENFDGCIINDILNIAYYLNPSVCSGITAPVEVVTDGMTRGQILVDNLEMFYKEKKKCLVLHQVDANKVMNMFLETLQLNK; this is translated from the coding sequence ATGAAGGATAGACACGTTATAATAGATGCTGATTGTGGGATTGATGATGCTTTGGCACTGATCTTTGCCATAAAAGCGAATATGAACATAATAGGAATAACCAGTGTGAGTGGTAATGTTAACAGCCTTGAAAGTGCTCGAAACATTAAGGCTCTATTAAACATGCTGGAAGTAGATATTCCAGTCTATACAAGTGATATTACCAATATAGCTGGTGAATATATTGATGCTAAGGACACCCACGGAGAAGATGGTTTGGGTGAGACTAATTTTGGGCAAGGCTTTGATTATCAATCCATTGTTAAAGCTGAAGATTTTATACTGGACGCCTTAAAACAGTATAAACAAGTGGATATCATTGCTTTAGGCCCATTAACAAACCTTGCTAGAGCCTATATGAAAGACCCTGATACCTTTAATAAGTGCAGGCAAATTATCTCCATGGGAGGTACTTATAAAGCCTATGGCAATATGTCACCAGTGACAGAGTTTAATTATTATCATGACCCAAAAGCAGTGGCGTATGTACTTGCATCAAAGGTACCCCTTACCATGGTTACCCTTGATGTAACAAGAAAGATATACTTAACACCTGATATGACAAAAAGATTTGAAGCAACACATAGAATAGGAAAATTTGTGTATGACGTAACGAAGTTTTACATGGATTTTCACCGTAAAGCAGAGAATTTTGATGGCTGCATCATCAATGATATCTTAAACATTGCTTATTATCTGAACCCATCTGTATGTTCGGGAATTACAGCACCTGTTGAAGTTGTAACAGATGGCATGACAAGGGGACAGATTTTAGTTGACAACTTAGAAATGTTTTACAAAGAGAAAAAGAAGTGTCTCGTACTTCATCAAGTAGATGCAAACAAGGTGATGAACATGTTCTTAGAGACTTTGCAATTAAATAAGTAG
- a CDS encoding carboxylesterase family protein gives MKQMHCTFERKIEKVVQLDYLLYLPQKDDVHKKWPLILFLHGMGERGNQIEDVKVHGIPKNIQEKKDYSFIIVSPQCPIGEMWSTVSDALYYLLQDIKDHYPVDEDRVYLTGLSMGGYGTWDLAMHYPNEFAAIAPVCGGMFDAETVVKLKHMPIWAFHGVKDKVVPISETQRLVDILEACGGNIRFTAYPDLEHDCWTPTYNNPALYEWFLKHKRHH, from the coding sequence ATGAAACAAATGCATTGTACGTTTGAGAGAAAAATAGAAAAAGTAGTTCAATTAGATTATCTATTATACTTGCCTCAAAAGGATGATGTGCATAAAAAATGGCCACTGATTCTTTTCTTACATGGTATGGGTGAAAGAGGGAATCAAATAGAAGATGTTAAGGTTCATGGTATTCCAAAAAACATTCAGGAGAAGAAGGATTACTCATTCATCATTGTTTCGCCACAATGCCCTATAGGTGAAATGTGGAGTACCGTATCCGATGCGTTATATTATTTGTTGCAAGACATAAAAGACCATTATCCAGTAGATGAAGACAGAGTTTACTTGACTGGACTAAGCATGGGCGGATATGGTACATGGGATTTAGCAATGCATTATCCTAATGAATTTGCGGCTATTGCACCTGTGTGTGGCGGTATGTTTGATGCTGAGACTGTTGTAAAACTAAAGCATATGCCCATATGGGCATTTCATGGTGTAAAAGATAAGGTAGTACCTATTAGTGAAACACAGCGATTAGTAGATATTCTTGAAGCCTGTGGTGGCAACATTCGATTTACGGCTTATCCGGATTTGGAACACGATTGTTGGACGCCTACTTATAATAATCCAGCATTATACGAATGGTTTTTAAAACATAAACGTCATCATTAA
- a CDS encoding sugar phosphate isomerase/epimerase family protein, with the protein MNISYFTTADILFPLLKKHGYGIELTRFINKEILKDYTCYLSETLAEISGIKEVMLHAPFHNLSVCTSNKDILKETKKYYQLIYQLAQALEAKGIVYHTTYNPRMHDFTEALRQAAFFWKDFIDGKEDMMFYIENVMEEDDHFQLELYKQVNQPHFKICLDVGHVNKRSSRSIVDWITSLNDAIGYVHLHNNDGMKDEHNAIYNGSLDMQQTLDCLLSVVPQATWSLETEGVIQSVNWLKAHNYI; encoded by the coding sequence GTGAATATATCTTACTTTACAACAGCAGATATTTTATTCCCATTACTTAAAAAACATGGTTATGGCATAGAATTGACCCGATTTATTAACAAAGAAATATTAAAGGACTACACATGCTATTTATCCGAGACCTTAGCTGAGATATCAGGCATTAAAGAAGTCATGCTGCATGCACCCTTTCATAACCTTTCAGTATGTACGAGTAATAAGGATATCTTGAAAGAAACAAAGAAGTACTACCAATTAATCTATCAGTTAGCGCAAGCATTAGAGGCAAAGGGAATTGTTTACCACACCACTTATAATCCTAGAATGCATGATTTTACTGAAGCATTAAGGCAAGCTGCTTTCTTTTGGAAGGACTTTATAGATGGTAAAGAGGATATGATGTTTTATATAGAAAATGTCATGGAAGAAGATGATCACTTTCAATTAGAATTATACAAACAGGTGAATCAACCTCATTTTAAAATCTGTCTTGACGTTGGGCATGTTAATAAACGATCCAGTCGTTCAATAGTTGATTGGATTACATCACTTAATGATGCCATTGGTTATGTTCATCTTCATAATAATGATGGTATGAAGGATGAGCATAATGCCATTTATAATGGCTCACTTGATATGCAACAAACATTAGACTGTTTATTGTCAGTTGTACCTCAGGCAACGTGGTCATTGGAAACAGAAGGTGTCATTCAATCCGTGAATTGGCTAAAGGCACATAACTATATATAA
- a CDS encoding MBL fold metallo-hydrolase: MKKIIGAMIIISMVISGCSGKKEKKDTLSWEPTVTLTEQVALDDTLTLKQIEHGVIVVEHQYPWPSNSLLVELENKSILWIDTPCTPDATQLVLNWIEQNYGKDREIIEVNTGYHFDNLGGNKVLAEKGISIYASDITGDCIQQRGEEARKQFLDMLQDDAHKTYYDTYAELSYVEPCAYVDMELGQEKSMYIKDGVEIYYPGESHSPDNIVVYIEDRKVLFGGCMIKSLTSKNLGNVKDANMTEWPKSIEKMMMKYTEEQVKHVIPGHGEAGTYALLGATLALFDTAD, from the coding sequence ATGAAAAAAATAATAGGTGCAATGATCATCATAAGTATGGTAATAAGTGGCTGCTCTGGTAAGAAAGAGAAAAAAGATACATTATCATGGGAGCCCACAGTAACCTTAACAGAACAGGTAGCATTAGATGATACTTTAACATTAAAGCAGATTGAACATGGTGTAATCGTCGTTGAACATCAGTACCCTTGGCCATCGAATTCACTCCTTGTAGAGTTAGAGAATAAATCCATCCTATGGATAGATACACCATGTACACCAGATGCAACACAATTGGTACTGAACTGGATAGAACAAAACTATGGTAAAGATAGAGAAATAATAGAAGTCAACACAGGTTATCACTTTGATAATCTAGGGGGCAACAAAGTATTGGCAGAAAAAGGTATTTCAATCTATGCGTCCGATATAACAGGTGATTGTATTCAACAACGAGGGGAAGAGGCAAGAAAGCAGTTTTTAGATATGTTACAAGATGATGCTCATAAAACATACTACGATACGTATGCTGAATTATCTTATGTGGAGCCTTGTGCCTATGTGGATATGGAATTAGGCCAAGAAAAGAGCATGTACATAAAAGACGGTGTAGAAATCTATTATCCAGGGGAATCCCATTCACCGGATAACATTGTGGTCTATATAGAAGACAGAAAAGTACTTTTTGGAGGCTGCATGATTAAATCCTTAACGTCTAAGAATCTTGGTAATGTAAAAGATGCGAATATGACAGAATGGCCAAAGTCCATTGAAAAAATGATGATGAAGTACACAGAGGAACAAGTGAAACATGTAATCCCTGGTCATGGTGAGGCAGGTACATATGCATTATTAGGTGCAACGTTAGCATTATTTGATACAGCTGACTAA
- a CDS encoding class I SAM-dependent methyltransferase has translation MDTIKTNIQKSYNNAKAYRKDSLISEWKEKEVKKVLNQIDKNAYMLDLGAGSGVMAKYFDEAGIAITCVDLSKSMVELCCQQGLDAHVMDFYDLAFDEHTFDCVWSMNTLLHVPKSDIATVLKQVKRVLKKDGIFYLGVYGGKSSEGIYQDDFYEPKRFFAFYTLDELLERLKVQFEVIACEEIVLEQKLNYLSFMLKQR, from the coding sequence ATGGATACTATAAAAACAAACATTCAAAAAAGTTATAACAATGCTAAAGCATATCGTAAGGATAGCCTTATTTCTGAATGGAAAGAGAAAGAAGTTAAAAAGGTTCTTAACCAAATAGATAAAAATGCCTATATGCTGGACTTGGGAGCAGGTTCAGGGGTTATGGCCAAGTATTTTGATGAGGCTGGTATAGCTATAACGTGTGTGGATTTATCGAAAAGCATGGTTGAGCTATGTTGCCAGCAGGGTTTAGATGCACATGTCATGGATTTCTATGATTTAGCCTTTGACGAGCATACTTTTGACTGTGTATGGTCCATGAATACATTACTCCATGTGCCAAAGTCTGATATAGCAACTGTTTTAAAACAAGTTAAGCGTGTGTTGAAGAAAGATGGTATATTTTATCTTGGTGTATATGGTGGGAAATCAAGCGAAGGAATTTATCAAGATGATTTTTACGAACCTAAACGCTTTTTTGCTTTTTATACCCTGGATGAACTTCTTGAGCGTTTGAAAGTGCAGTTTGAAGTGATAGCTTGTGAAGAAATCGTTCTTGAACAGAAACTCAACTATTTGTCTTTTATGTTAAAGCAGAGGTGA
- a CDS encoding SDR family NAD(P)-dependent oxidoreductase, with protein sequence MKSILITGAGKGLGRALLQEFWQEGYYVYPLVRQDVHKTHIEQVYTERCTPIVSDVSHTTCGARIKQAVGEHTGILDIVINNAGIPGTGHKIEEVQLEDILLGFKVHCLGALNVSKACLPYLRKSELGKIVNISSRLGSLTKMSDGEFKHRKFSYSYRIGKAAQNMLTVCLNNELSLNNEPVGVIAIHPGLVKTENSARDAYELPADAAHRLRRYIEGIKKEDFGTYQNPGQGAFPW encoded by the coding sequence ATGAAATCCATTTTAATTACAGGTGCAGGTAAAGGTCTTGGAAGAGCACTATTACAGGAATTCTGGCAAGAGGGTTATTATGTATACCCACTGGTGCGTCAAGACGTTCATAAAACCCATATAGAACAGGTATATACAGAGCGTTGTACACCCATTGTTTCAGATGTTTCCCATACTACATGCGGTGCACGAATAAAACAAGCGGTGGGTGAACATACGGGTATACTGGATATCGTCATTAACAATGCTGGTATACCCGGTACAGGGCATAAGATAGAGGAAGTCCAATTAGAAGATATATTATTAGGATTTAAGGTCCATTGTCTCGGAGCCCTTAACGTATCCAAAGCATGCTTGCCGTATCTTAGAAAATCAGAACTGGGTAAAATCGTCAATATATCTTCCAGATTAGGTTCATTGACAAAGATGTCTGATGGCGAGTTTAAGCACCGGAAGTTTTCGTATTCCTACCGTATTGGAAAAGCGGCTCAGAATATGTTAACCGTATGTCTCAATAATGAATTATCCTTAAATAACGAACCCGTAGGGGTCATCGCCATACATCCAGGTCTTGTGAAGACAGAGAACAGTGCAAGGGATGCTTATGAATTGCCAGCTGATGCCGCACATCGTCTTAGACGGTATATTGAAGGTATAAAGAAAGAAGATTTTGGAACATATCAAAACCCTGGACAAGGTGCGTTTCCTTGGTAA
- a CDS encoding S41 family peptidase, translating to MCLSTRIKVTIGMLLSIVFLVACSGLSQNPSDHNIVDHHTKWKEDINYLSKHLQANHKNMYHTITKEDYNKEKDTLIAELPQLTEMEKIIRLKGLVARIGDGHTAVYVNTPIHVFPFKIMTFEDGVYIINASEAYKNLIGAKIKQIGHLPVEDILVLLSNMVSKDNVVQQKSHATDYLLIAEYLQAYGIIDHVNQADMIFQTIEGEDITVSIESTMDLDKLQWASIGKTYKAIRDLLYLKNTAEPYWFAYLPKDKTIYFQYNQCFSLENDPIDAFIQRLIKFMDEHQVDTFVIDMRHNSGGNSTLIEPLITKLATDKAINQLGKLYVVIGKRTFSSAVLNVLTIQDKTEAILIGKPTGGRPNHYGEVKQFTLPHLGYEVTYSTKYFTYSQHDTDAIYPDIEVTYTFDDFIHGIDPVLQIILEQ from the coding sequence ATGTGCTTAAGTACTAGGATAAAAGTAACGATTGGGATGTTATTAAGTATTGTATTTCTCGTGGCATGTTCAGGATTAAGTCAGAACCCATCAGATCATAACATAGTTGATCATCATACGAAATGGAAAGAAGATATCAACTACCTATCAAAACACTTACAAGCAAACCATAAAAATATGTATCACACCATAACGAAAGAAGATTATAACAAAGAAAAAGATACATTGATTGCTGAATTACCTCAATTAACAGAAATGGAAAAAATCATTCGGTTAAAAGGTTTAGTAGCACGCATTGGTGATGGTCATACAGCAGTGTATGTCAACACGCCCATTCACGTCTTTCCTTTTAAAATCATGACCTTTGAAGATGGGGTATATATCATTAATGCTTCTGAAGCTTATAAAAATCTCATTGGTGCAAAGATAAAGCAAATAGGTCATTTACCTGTAGAGGATATCCTTGTATTACTAAGCAATATGGTTTCAAAGGATAATGTGGTACAACAAAAAAGTCATGCCACTGATTACTTATTAATAGCTGAATACTTGCAAGCATACGGTATAATAGATCATGTGAATCAAGCAGACATGATTTTTCAAACCATAGAGGGAGAAGATATAACCGTTTCTATTGAAAGTACTATGGATCTTGATAAGCTTCAATGGGCGTCAATCGGTAAGACATATAAAGCAATTAGAGACCTATTATACCTTAAGAATACCGCAGAGCCCTATTGGTTTGCATACCTGCCAAAGGATAAAACGATTTATTTTCAATATAACCAATGTTTTTCATTGGAGAATGATCCCATAGATGCTTTTATTCAGCGCTTAATCAAGTTTATGGATGAACATCAAGTAGATACATTTGTTATTGATATGCGTCATAACAGCGGTGGTAACTCTACGTTGATTGAACCCTTAATAACAAAGCTTGCTACAGATAAAGCAATCAATCAGCTAGGTAAATTATATGTGGTTATTGGCAAAAGGACGTTTTCTTCAGCTGTTCTGAATGTATTAACCATTCAGGACAAAACAGAGGCCATTTTAATTGGTAAGCCAACAGGTGGTAGACCTAATCACTATGGGGAGGTAAAGCAATTTACATTGCCTCATCTAGGCTATGAGGTCACTTATTCAACCAAATATTTTACCTATAGCCAACACGATACAGATGCTATCTATCCAGATATAGAGGTCACGTATACCTTTGATGATTTTATACATGGTATTGACCCGGTATTGCAAATCATCTTGGAGCAATAG